A genomic stretch from Empedobacter stercoris includes:
- a CDS encoding glycerophosphodiester phosphodiesterase family protein: MKKIIFTALTTFMFANMANAQKIIAHRGYWDTENNAKNSIQSLKSAQEINVYGSEFDVLISADDVLMVNHDDHYQGYTIETTNSTVLKTLKLANNENMPTLEEYIEQGKKNKNVKLIFELKPHSSKENENRAVKKAVELIKTHQIEDQIEIISFSQNICDEFKRLAPEHHVSYLNGDLSPKEIKEKGWNGIDYNYKVFQKNPNWVKEAQALGLLVNVWTVNQPKVMQEMIDLKVDYITTDKPLILKELLTK; this comes from the coding sequence ATGAAAAAAATTATATTTACTGCCTTAACAACCTTTATGTTCGCAAATATGGCAAATGCGCAAAAAATAATCGCTCATCGTGGTTATTGGGATACTGAAAACAATGCAAAAAATTCAATTCAATCTTTAAAATCTGCACAAGAAATTAATGTTTACGGTTCTGAATTTGACGTGTTGATTAGTGCTGATGATGTTTTGATGGTAAATCACGATGATCATTACCAAGGCTATACAATTGAGACGACAAACTCTACTGTTTTAAAAACGTTGAAATTGGCTAACAACGAAAATATGCCAACTTTGGAAGAATATATTGAACAAGGAAAAAAGAATAAAAATGTTAAATTAATTTTCGAATTAAAACCTCATTCATCCAAAGAAAATGAAAATCGTGCTGTAAAAAAAGCAGTTGAATTGATCAAAACACATCAAATTGAAGACCAAATTGAAATCATTTCTTTTAGTCAAAATATTTGTGATGAATTTAAACGTTTAGCGCCTGAACATCATGTTTCTTACCTAAATGGTGATTTATCTCCTAAAGAAATAAAAGAAAAAGGTTGGAATGGAATTGATTACAATTACAAGGTTTTTCAGAAAAATCCGAATTGGGTAAAAGAAGCACAAGCATTGGGATTATTGGTGAATGTTTGGACAGTTAACCAACCCAAAGTCATGCAAGAAATGATTGATTTGAAAGTAGATTATATCACTACTGACAAACCGTTGATTTTAAAAGAGCTTTTGACGAAATAA
- the mtgA gene encoding monofunctional biosynthetic peptidoglycan transglycosylase: MFKFIRKVILYLFVIHLVYIVVLKWINPPFTITQVQQGIEQGKFKRDYISYNEMGRNIKLAVIGSEDQKFPVHNGFDMDGIQKAIEKNKEGKKLRGGSTISQQVAKNVFLWQGRSWLRKGLEVYFTFMIEKIWGKQRILEMYLNTSEMGIGVFGVEAASEYYFNKPAKDLTKNEAARIAAALPLPRKYNVNPPSSFISRRASHIERQMRNIQGSADLEKVLGE, from the coding sequence ATGTTCAAATTTATACGTAAAGTTATACTTTATCTTTTTGTAATACATCTTGTTTACATCGTTGTTTTAAAATGGATTAACCCTCCTTTTACCATCACACAAGTTCAACAAGGAATAGAACAAGGAAAATTTAAGCGCGATTATATTTCGTACAACGAAATGGGACGTAATATTAAATTAGCAGTAATTGGTTCTGAAGATCAAAAATTTCCTGTTCACAATGGATTTGATATGGACGGAATACAAAAAGCAATCGAAAAAAACAAAGAAGGAAAAAAACTTCGTGGAGGTTCTACGATTTCTCAACAAGTTGCAAAGAATGTTTTCTTGTGGCAAGGTCGTTCTTGGTTGAGAAAAGGATTGGAAGTGTATTTTACATTTATGATTGAAAAAATTTGGGGTAAACAGCGTATTTTAGAAATGTATTTGAATACTTCTGAAATGGGAATTGGTGTTTTTGGAGTTGAAGCTGCATCAGAATATTATTTTAATAAACCTGCGAAAGATTTAACGAAGAACGAAGCAGCTCGTATTGCAGCAGCTTTACCATTGCCACGAAAATATAATGTCAATCCGCCTTCGTCTTTTATCAGTAGACGCGCCAGTCATATCGAGCGTCAGATGCGAAATATACAAGGAAGTGCTGATTTAGAAAAAGTTTTAGGAGAATAA
- a CDS encoding FMN-binding glutamate synthase family protein, with protein sequence MKVRQLFVVGSIITLVAIGVISYFWPGILWSLIIILPLIALGIADITQTKHAIRRNFPIVGHGRYLLESIRPEIMQYFVETDTEGKPIDRLMRSMVYRRAKNVIDTVPFGTQLDVYEPGYEWLNHSMYAGKIKHADDPRVKVGGSECKQPYLASLLNISAMSFGSLSENAVLAMNKGAKLGNFAHNTGEGGISPYHLQPGGDLIWQIGTGYFGCRAKDGGFDPDKYVERASLPNVKMIELKISQGAKPGHGGILPANKNTPEIAAIRAVEPYTTVDSPPSHSAFSDAEGMLHFIKQLRDLSGGKPVGFKLCIGIKREFIEICEAMIKTGIKPDYIAIDGGEGGTGAAPVEFSNSLGMPLLDGLAFAVDTLRGYGLKKDIRVVASGKIISSFHIARAMAIGADLVYSARAMMMAVGCIQALQCNTNTCPVGVATQDRELMKGLDVEDKATRMYNFHKKTMHILSELISATGVKSHRDFNRSHVNLRIDNTRIMSYDQLYPIVEEGAYVGMSVEEVLQEIRVRTMSKVN encoded by the coding sequence ATGAAAGTAAGACAACTTTTCGTAGTAGGATCTATCATTACTCTTGTTGCAATTGGAGTAATCTCTTATTTTTGGCCAGGAATTCTTTGGTCTTTAATAATTATTCTTCCTTTAATTGCTTTAGGAATTGCTGACATTACGCAAACAAAACATGCTATTAGAAGAAACTTTCCTATTGTAGGACATGGCCGTTATTTATTGGAAAGTATTCGTCCAGAAATCATGCAATATTTTGTAGAAACGGATACAGAAGGAAAACCGATCGACCGTTTGATGCGTAGTATGGTTTATCGTCGTGCAAAAAATGTAATTGATACGGTGCCTTTCGGAACGCAATTAGATGTTTACGAACCAGGATATGAATGGTTAAACCATTCGATGTATGCAGGTAAAATTAAACATGCAGATGATCCACGTGTTAAAGTTGGAGGAAGTGAATGTAAGCAGCCTTATTTAGCAAGTTTATTGAACATTTCTGCCATGTCTTTCGGATCATTAAGTGAAAATGCTGTGTTAGCAATGAACAAAGGTGCAAAATTAGGAAACTTTGCTCACAATACAGGTGAAGGAGGAATTTCTCCTTATCACTTACAACCAGGTGGAGATTTAATTTGGCAAATTGGTACAGGATATTTTGGATGTCGTGCAAAAGATGGAGGATTTGACCCTGATAAATATGTAGAGCGCGCAAGTTTACCAAATGTAAAAATGATTGAATTGAAAATTTCTCAAGGTGCTAAACCAGGGCACGGAGGAATTTTACCAGCAAATAAAAATACACCAGAAATTGCAGCAATTCGTGCTGTAGAACCTTATACGACTGTAGATTCACCTCCATCTCACTCGGCTTTCTCTGATGCTGAAGGGATGTTACATTTCATCAAACAATTGAGAGATTTATCTGGAGGAAAACCAGTTGGTTTCAAATTATGTATTGGGATCAAACGTGAATTTATCGAGATTTGTGAAGCAATGATCAAAACAGGTATTAAGCCAGATTATATCGCAATTGATGGTGGAGAAGGAGGAACAGGAGCTGCGCCTGTAGAGTTTTCTAACTCTTTGGGTATGCCATTATTAGATGGTTTAGCTTTTGCGGTTGATACATTACGTGGTTATGGTCTTAAAAAAGATATTCGTGTGGTCGCTTCAGGAAAAATAATTTCTTCTTTCCATATTGCACGCGCTATGGCGATTGGTGCTGATTTGGTTTATTCTGCTCGTGCCATGATGATGGCTGTAGGTTGTATTCAAGCGTTACAATGTAACACAAATACTTGTCCTGTTGGTGTGGCAACACAAGATCGTGAATTGATGAAGGGATTAGATGTAGAAGATAAAGCAACGCGTATGTATAATTTCCACAAGAAAACAATGCATATTTTATCTGAATTAATTTCTGCAACAGGTGTTAAATCGCATAGAGATTTTAACCGTTCTCATGTTAATTTACGTATCGACAATACACGTATTATGTCTTATGACCAATTATACCCAATTGTAGAAGAAGGTGCATATGTTGGCATGTCTGTAGAAGAAGTTTTACAAGAAATTAGAGTTCGTACAATGAGCAAGGTGAATTAA
- a CDS encoding ABC transporter substrate-binding protein yields MMTKYFIYIMLFVSVFSCSKKIEIDENKVFKLNRYDNISSLDPINARTQANNWACNLIYNSLVKIDNQLEIQPDIAKSWSISEDGKSYVFHLRNDVYFHKHEVFGKDSTRIVTASDFEYSFNRLKDPKVGGSGGWIMNNIDSYKAINDTVFEIKLKEAYPAFLGLISMKYASVVPKEMFRNGNEDFIKHPIGTGPFQFKIWEDNVKMVFRKNPIYFEFDEKGQRLPYLEAVNLSFLPEKNSEFLELIKGNLDMMADLDPSYKDEILNPIGDLNPKYAHLLTIQKVPYLSTVYLCFYLDAPNAVDLKLRQALNYGVNKDKIIKYMMKGQAFEADGGFIPKGLPGYSAESGYVYNPEKARKLINGYKKTTGKIEPIELTTVQEYVDVCEYIAAEMAKLGLPIKVNVVPGPTMRDGKSTGKFTLFRANWGADYPDAENFLSLYYSKNFAPEGPNYSHYKNVEFDKLYEEAFLINNPEERAKKYQKMDALMMQNAPILPLFYDQTTLFLNKKVKNFSMGPIKLLDLTRVYKE; encoded by the coding sequence ATGATGACTAAATACTTTATCTACATTATGTTATTCGTTTCAGTATTTTCGTGTTCCAAGAAAATAGAAATCGATGAAAACAAAGTATTTAAGCTTAATCGTTACGATAATATTTCTTCTTTAGATCCGATTAATGCACGCACACAAGCCAATAACTGGGCATGTAACTTGATATACAATAGTTTGGTAAAGATTGATAACCAATTGGAAATTCAACCAGATATTGCGAAATCTTGGTCGATTTCTGAAGATGGTAAATCTTATGTTTTTCATTTACGTAACGATGTTTACTTCCACAAGCACGAAGTGTTTGGTAAAGATTCTACAAGAATTGTGACAGCCTCAGACTTCGAATATAGTTTTAATCGATTAAAAGATCCTAAAGTTGGAGGTTCTGGTGGTTGGATAATGAATAATATTGATTCGTATAAAGCAATTAATGATACAGTTTTCGAGATTAAATTGAAAGAAGCGTATCCTGCTTTTCTTGGTTTAATATCGATGAAGTATGCTTCTGTTGTTCCAAAAGAAATGTTTAGAAATGGAAACGAAGATTTCATCAAACATCCTATCGGAACAGGTCCTTTTCAGTTTAAAATTTGGGAAGATAACGTGAAAATGGTATTTAGAAAAAATCCAATTTATTTTGAATTTGATGAAAAAGGGCAACGTTTACCATATTTAGAAGCGGTTAATTTATCTTTTTTACCAGAGAAAAATTCTGAATTTTTAGAATTAATCAAAGGTAATTTAGATATGATGGCAGATTTGGACCCGTCTTATAAAGATGAAATTCTGAATCCAATAGGTGATTTGAATCCAAAATATGCGCATCTATTAACAATTCAAAAAGTTCCTTATTTAAGTACAGTTTATTTGTGTTTTTATCTGGATGCACCAAATGCAGTTGATTTGAAATTGCGTCAAGCCTTAAATTATGGAGTGAACAAAGATAAAATCATAAAATACATGATGAAAGGTCAAGCCTTTGAAGCTGATGGAGGTTTCATACCAAAAGGTTTACCTGGATATTCTGCTGAAAGCGGTTATGTATATAATCCTGAAAAAGCGCGTAAATTAATCAATGGTTATAAAAAAACAACAGGCAAGATAGAGCCTATAGAGTTGACAACTGTGCAAGAATACGTAGATGTTTGTGAATATATTGCTGCAGAAATGGCTAAACTAGGTTTACCAATAAAAGTAAATGTAGTACCTGGACCTACTATGCGCGATGGAAAATCGACAGGGAAATTTACACTTTTTAGAGCAAATTGGGGTGCAGATTATCCAGATGCCGAAAACTTTTTGTCCTTATATTATTCGAAAAATTTCGCACCAGAAGGACCAAATTATTCACATTACAAAAATGTAGAATTCGACAAATTGTATGAAGAAGCTTTTTTAATCAATAATCCAGAGGAACGTGCAAAAAAATATCAAAAAATGGATGCATTGATGATGCAAAATGCACCAATTCTACCATTATTCTATGATCAGACAACGTTGTTTTTGAATAAAAAAGTGAAGAATTTTTCAATGGGACCAATCAAATTATTAGATTTAACACGAGTATACAAAGAATAA
- the mtaB gene encoding tRNA (N(6)-L-threonylcarbamoyladenosine(37)-C(2))-methylthiotransferase MtaB produces the protein MNNQTKTVAFHTLGCKLNFSETSTIARNLKDNGYQKVEFTDSANVYVINTCSVTANADKECRTIVKNAMKANPEGFVVIVGCYAQLKPQEIAEMEGVDLVLGAAEKFNIAEYLDDINKKEETIVHSCEIEEADFYVGSYSIGDRTRAFLKVQDGCDYKCTYCTIPLARGISRSDTVENVIKNANEIAQKGIKEIVLTGVNIGDYGKGEFGNKKHEHTFLELVQELDQVEAIERIRISSIEPNLLKNETIDFVSKSNRFVPHFHIPLQSGNDEILKKMKRRYLSNLYLDRVTKIREVMPNACIGVDVIVGFPGETEELFMDTYNFLNELPISYLHVFTYSERDNTEAIEYDGVVDQGERKRRNKMLRILSEKKRQAFYQSQLGSTQKVLWEHDNKDGKMFGFTENYVKVQTDFNLELVNQTQLVDLVRINHNGIVEVKINELELA, from the coding sequence ATGAATAATCAAACTAAAACAGTTGCATTTCATACATTGGGATGTAAGCTTAATTTTTCTGAAACTTCGACGATCGCGAGAAACTTGAAAGATAATGGTTATCAGAAAGTTGAGTTTACAGATTCTGCGAATGTGTACGTAATAAACACATGTTCGGTAACCGCAAATGCAGACAAAGAGTGCAGAACGATTGTGAAAAATGCAATGAAAGCAAATCCAGAAGGTTTTGTTGTCATTGTAGGTTGTTATGCGCAATTGAAACCGCAAGAAATTGCGGAAATGGAAGGTGTTGATTTGGTTTTAGGAGCTGCAGAAAAATTCAATATTGCTGAATATTTAGACGATATCAATAAAAAAGAAGAAACGATTGTACATTCTTGTGAAATTGAAGAGGCCGATTTTTACGTTGGTTCATACTCAATTGGTGACCGTACACGTGCATTCTTGAAAGTACAAGATGGTTGCGATTATAAATGTACCTATTGTACGATTCCTTTGGCACGTGGAATTTCACGTTCAGATACTGTAGAAAATGTGATCAAAAATGCGAATGAAATTGCACAAAAAGGAATCAAAGAAATTGTATTGACTGGTGTAAATATTGGTGATTATGGGAAAGGTGAATTCGGAAATAAAAAACACGAACATACTTTCTTAGAATTGGTGCAAGAATTGGATCAAGTTGAAGCAATCGAACGCATTAGAATTTCATCTATTGAACCAAATTTATTGAAAAATGAAACAATTGATTTTGTATCTAAAAGCAATCGATTTGTTCCACATTTTCATATCCCATTGCAATCAGGTAATGATGAAATTTTGAAAAAAATGAAACGTCGTTATTTATCAAATCTTTATTTAGATCGTGTAACGAAGATTCGAGAAGTAATGCCAAATGCTTGTATTGGCGTAGATGTAATTGTTGGTTTTCCTGGTGAAACTGAAGAATTATTTATGGATACCTATAATTTCTTGAACGAATTACCTATTAGCTATTTACATGTATTTACTTATTCTGAAAGAGATAATACAGAAGCTATCGAATATGATGGTGTTGTAGATCAAGGAGAGCGTAAACGTCGCAATAAAATGTTGCGTATACTATCGGAGAAAAAACGCCAAGCTTTTTACCAATCTCAATTAGGATCAACTCAAAAAGTGCTTTGGGAACATGACAACAAAGATGGAAAAATGTTCGGATTTACAGAAAATTATGTAAAAGTTCAGACGGATTTTAATCTTGAATTAGTCAATCAAACACAACTTGTAGATTTAGTAAGAATCAATCACAATGGTATTGTTGAAGTAAAAATTAACGAGTTAGAATTAGCCTAA
- a CDS encoding DUF4136 domain-containing protein yields MKIIHFTFIILLSLFVTSCSTVQVSTDYDRSANFATYKTYSFHQKGLDKLKVNDLDKNRLIAAIDAQMAAKGFTKVNTDADLVVNLLTSSKEQISVNNNNWGYGPYGYYAGYYGNSVSSYQAGTIVLDIVDDKRNVLVWQGVGSDLNLSNISAKAERIPKAIEEILAKFPPQPKQ; encoded by the coding sequence ATGAAAATTATACATTTTACTTTTATAATTTTGTTGTCTTTATTTGTAACGAGCTGTAGTACAGTTCAGGTAAGTACAGATTATGATAGATCAGCAAATTTCGCAACGTATAAAACTTATTCTTTCCATCAAAAAGGCTTGGATAAGCTGAAGGTGAACGATTTAGATAAAAACAGATTAATTGCCGCAATTGATGCACAAATGGCAGCAAAAGGTTTTACAAAAGTAAATACTGATGCCGATTTGGTAGTTAATTTATTAACAAGTTCAAAAGAACAAATTTCTGTAAACAATAACAATTGGGGGTATGGTCCTTACGGATACTACGCCGGTTATTATGGAAATAGCGTTTCATCTTACCAAGCAGGCACAATTGTTCTTGACATTGTAGATGACAAACGAAATGTATTGGTATGGCAAGGTGTAGGATCTGATCTGAACTTGAGTAATATTAGTGCAAAAGCGGAAAGAATACCGAAAGCTATTGAAGAAATATTAGCTAAATTTCCACCACAACCAAAACAATAA
- a CDS encoding porin family protein, with protein MKNLKTNLLSLILLSLSTLSFAQMEYGVKGGVGLSNTTIVHGVSKERVGFLAGGVAKYQLTTRNENHYLQAEVLYTTQGEYSLYKEGGDKYKAFLNYINIPIMYKYYFDDQGKDFFVEGGPQLGFKVSEKFDVGEPESENNIPKSFDLAFNIGGGYSIDRKYEINLRYQYGLIDTYDYVSGGWDNGTNRSSFLTLGLTYFF; from the coding sequence ATGAAAAATTTAAAAACCAATCTATTAAGCTTAATCTTATTAAGTTTATCTACTTTGTCTTTTGCTCAAATGGAATATGGAGTAAAAGGTGGTGTAGGACTTAGTAATACAACTATTGTTCATGGAGTTTCTAAAGAGAGAGTTGGATTTTTAGCTGGAGGTGTAGCGAAATATCAATTAACAACACGAAATGAAAACCACTATTTACAAGCCGAAGTTTTATATACTACTCAAGGAGAATATTCATTATATAAAGAAGGGGGCGATAAATATAAAGCGTTCTTGAACTATATCAATATTCCAATTATGTATAAATACTATTTTGATGATCAAGGAAAAGATTTCTTTGTTGAAGGAGGACCACAATTAGGTTTCAAAGTATCAGAAAAATTTGATGTAGGAGAACCAGAAAGTGAAAATAATATCCCAAAATCGTTTGATTTGGCTTTTAATATTGGGGGTGGTTATTCTATTGATAGAAAATATGAAATCAATTTACGCTATCAATACGGATTAATTGATACGTACGATTATGTATCAGGAGGTTGGGACAATGGAACGAATCGTTCTTCTTTCTTAACATTAGGACTTACTTATTTTTTTTAA
- a CDS encoding T9SS type A sorting domain-containing protein translates to MKKIYLSAFTLLMLLNSNAQVYDVGTWAQVTDISNNGVAVGNAAGVLHFKWTKEDGPSVIGELSGSDDYISGNTTISADGTLVSGTMTNPDTGNDELALYNISNNKWEFIGGKDTSAWGMSSNGETLVGLKFLTASQALPIVWNRKDGIKQLPSTFSGKSARANSVNNDGTMVVGWQDDENGFRKGVYWKNGVQTHIKDLQGNEVGEALSVSADGNIIVGFNDPEGYIYNVTTGVYTMVEHPDPEYVSSIIAVSDDGNVAVGYSRLWYATNTDGEGFIWFKDKGMVKIEDYVKEAGFDDKSFTFVLPTGISPNGQYIGGIGINWDEMDLKGFVIKLKDNLTVTENVIEKNITTISPNPVIDEMTINSKEKINTIEIYNLVGQQVWKSTKVTTNKIDLNFLNKGVYMIKINTDSTNESIKFIKK, encoded by the coding sequence ATGAAGAAAATTTACTTATCAGCATTTACTTTATTAATGCTTTTAAATTCGAACGCACAGGTTTATGATGTAGGGACATGGGCTCAAGTTACTGATATCTCAAATAATGGTGTAGCTGTTGGGAATGCTGCTGGTGTTTTACATTTTAAATGGACAAAAGAAGATGGTCCTTCTGTAATTGGAGAATTATCTGGAAGTGATGATTATATTTCAGGTAATACAACTATTTCTGCTGATGGGACTTTGGTGTCGGGAACTATGACAAATCCTGATACAGGAAATGATGAATTGGCGCTTTATAATATTTCTAACAATAAATGGGAATTTATAGGAGGGAAGGATACTTCTGCATGGGGTATGTCAAGTAATGGTGAAACTTTAGTTGGATTAAAATTTTTAACAGCTTCACAAGCATTACCTATTGTTTGGAATAGAAAAGATGGAATAAAACAATTGCCGTCAACTTTCTCAGGTAAAAGCGCAAGAGCTAATTCTGTTAACAACGACGGAACAATGGTTGTTGGTTGGCAAGATGATGAAAATGGTTTTCGTAAAGGTGTGTATTGGAAAAATGGAGTACAAACTCATATAAAAGATTTACAAGGAAATGAAGTAGGGGAAGCATTGTCTGTTTCTGCTGATGGTAATATAATTGTTGGATTTAATGATCCAGAAGGATATATCTATAATGTTACAACAGGTGTTTATACAATGGTAGAACATCCAGATCCAGAATATGTATCATCTATAATTGCGGTTTCAGATGATGGTAATGTTGCTGTTGGATATTCAAGATTATGGTATGCAACAAATACGGACGGAGAAGGTTTTATCTGGTTTAAAGATAAAGGTATGGTTAAAATTGAAGACTATGTAAAAGAAGCTGGATTTGATGACAAAAGCTTCACTTTTGTATTACCAACAGGAATTTCTCCTAATGGACAATATATAGGAGGAATTGGAATTAATTGGGATGAAATGGATTTGAAAGGTTTTGTCATAAAATTGAAAGATAATTTAACTGTAACAGAAAACGTTATAGAGAAAAATATCACAACGATTTCGCCAAATCCTGTCATTGATGAAATGACAATAAACTCAAAAGAGAAAATTAATACAATAGAAATTTATAATTTAGTAGGTCAACAAGTTTGGAAATCAACTAAAGTTACAACTAATAAAATTGATTTAAATTTCTTAAATAAAGGAGTTTATATGATTAAAATTAATACAGATTCTACTAACGAATCAATTAAGTTTATCAAAAAGTAA
- the odhB gene encoding 2-oxoglutarate dehydrogenase complex dihydrolipoyllysine-residue succinyltransferase — protein MLEMKVPSPGESITEVEIATWLVKDGDYVEKDQAIAEVDSDKATLELPAEESGIITLKAEEGDVVEVGQVVCLIDTSAAKPAGGSAEAPKAEVKEEVKAAPAPVATPAPAAPATTYATGTPSPAAKKVLDEKGIDASQVKGSGRDGRITQDDAVRFTPAMGTSTQGTRAQSEKKLSSLRRKIAQRLVSVKNETAMLTTFNEVDMSAIFALRNQYKDEFKAKHGVGLGFMSFFTKAVTRALEMYPDVNSMIDGDYQVKFDFADVSVAVSGPKGLMVPVVRNAENLTFRGVEQSIKDLAIKVRDGKISVDEMTGGTFTITNGGVFGSMMSTPIINPPQSGILGMHNIVERPVVKNGQIVIAPMMYVALSYDHRIIDGRESVGFLVAVKEAVEDPLNVLMGGDAKRALEL, from the coding sequence ATGTTAGAAATGAAAGTCCCATCACCAGGGGAATCAATAACAGAAGTAGAAATCGCTACGTGGTTAGTAAAAGACGGTGATTACGTAGAAAAAGACCAAGCAATTGCAGAGGTTGATTCAGATAAAGCAACATTAGAATTACCAGCAGAAGAAAGTGGAATTATCACTTTGAAAGCTGAAGAAGGTGATGTTGTAGAAGTAGGACAAGTTGTTTGTCTTATTGATACATCAGCTGCTAAACCAGCAGGAGGAAGCGCTGAAGCTCCTAAAGCTGAAGTAAAAGAAGAAGTGAAAGCTGCTCCAGCTCCAGTTGCAACACCAGCACCTGCTGCTCCAGCTACAACATATGCTACTGGAACTCCATCTCCAGCTGCTAAAAAAGTTTTAGATGAGAAAGGTATTGACGCTTCTCAAGTAAAAGGATCAGGACGTGACGGTCGTATCACTCAAGATGACGCAGTTCGTTTTACTCCAGCAATGGGAACTTCTACTCAAGGAACACGTGCTCAATCAGAGAAAAAATTATCATCATTACGTCGTAAAATTGCACAACGTTTAGTTTCTGTTAAAAATGAAACTGCAATGTTAACAACATTCAACGAAGTTGATATGTCAGCAATTTTTGCTTTACGTAATCAATATAAAGACGAATTCAAAGCGAAACATGGTGTTGGTTTAGGATTTATGTCATTCTTTACAAAAGCAGTTACTCGCGCATTAGAGATGTACCCAGATGTAAACTCTATGATCGACGGTGACTACCAAGTTAAATTTGATTTTGCAGACGTTTCTGTTGCAGTATCAGGACCAAAAGGTTTGATGGTACCAGTAGTTCGTAATGCAGAAAACTTAACTTTCCGTGGTGTTGAGCAATCTATCAAAGATTTAGCAATCAAAGTACGTGACGGAAAAATTTCAGTTGATGAAATGACAGGAGGTACATTTACAATCACAAATGGTGGTGTATTTGGATCAATGATGTCTACTCCAATTATCAACCCACCTCAATCTGGTATCTTAGGAATGCACAATATTGTTGAGCGTCCAGTTGTTAAAAACGGACAAATTGTTATTGCTCCAATGATGTATGTTGCTTTATCTTATGACCACCGTATTATTGACGGACGCGAATCTGTTGGATTCTTAGTTGCAGTTAAAGAAGCGGTAGAAGATCCATTAAATGTATTAATGGGAGGTGATGCTAAAAGAGCTTTAGAATTGTAA